A stretch of Anolis sagrei isolate rAnoSag1 chromosome X, rAnoSag1.mat, whole genome shotgun sequence DNA encodes these proteins:
- the LOC137097912 gene encoding free fatty acid receptor 2-like, producing the protein MTRKVVVLAVYIFVFLTGLPINFLAFYSFLKKVREKALPIDILLLNLTISDLFHLIILPVKMVEVALDNTWPLPDFLCPLALFIFHSSIYLSTLFLMGVSVERYLCIAYPVKHKLNHRPTYTKVASLFFWFLACSHCLGIAYGIEYSDRTAKKDGPNSTCYNNFPTSQLQIVLTTRLEVCIVLFLIPFIITLFCYIRVIRILSSMPNIKPQKKQRAVALALATVLIFSLAFAPYNISHLVGFIEGMNPTWRMETFVFTSLNTILDPVIFFFSSATIHQDVTNYWLHIRSSIRSPDFRICCNTPNANGKGEGDA; encoded by the coding sequence ATGACCCGGAAAGTTGTTGTTCTTGCTGTGTACATCTTTGTCTTTCTTACGGGACTTCCTATCAATTTCCTGGCCTTCTACTCGTTCCTGAAGAAAGTGCGTGAGAAGGCACTCCCCATAGACATCCTTCTGCTCAACTTGACCATATCCGACCTCTTCCATCTAATCATTTTGCCTGTCAAGATGGTGGAGGTTGCCTTAGACAACACTTGGCCTCTCCCTGACTTTCTTTGCCCTCTGGCCCTCTTCATCTTCCACAGCAGTATTTACCTTAGCACCCTCTTCCTCATGGGAGTCAGCGTGGAGCGCTATCTATGCATTGCTTATCCAGTTAAGCACAAGTTAAACCACAGGCCAACTTATACAAAAGTCGCCAGCCTCTTCTTCTGGTTTCTAGCCTGCTCCCACTGCTTAGGCATTGCCTATGGGATAGAATACTCTGACAGAACTGCAAAGAAAGATGGCCCCAACTCCACGTGTTATAATAACTTCCCTACTAGCCAGCTCCAAATTGTCCTCACTACTCGCTTGGAGGTCTGCATTGTTCTTTTCTTAATCCCTTTCATCATTACCCTTTTCTGCTACATCCGTGTGATCCGCATCCTGTCCTCCATGCCCAACATCAAACCCCAGAAGAAGCAACGGGCTGTGGCCTTAGCTTTGGCCACTGTCCTTATTTTCTCATTGGCATTTGCTCCCTACAATATATCTCACCTTGTGGGTTTTATTGAAGGTATGAATCCTACCTGGAGAATGGAGACCTTTGTTTTCACATCCCTCAACACCATTCTGGACCCTGtgatcttcttcttctcttctgccACCATCCATCAAGATGTTACTAACTACTGGCTCCACATCCGCTCAAGTATTAGATCCCCAGATTTTCGGATTTGCTGCAACACGCCAAATGCAAATGGCAAAGGGGAAGGAGATGCCTAG